The following proteins come from a genomic window of Nitrospirota bacterium:
- a CDS encoding peptidoglycan DD-metalloendopeptidase family protein → MILYSLKEAVSQIRCNKYTTFSAVGIISIILLVFGLFLLSLHNLNIFTEVMKSDMEVIAFSSGHASDQTLQEIKSEIEAMKETEAVVFISKEDAMVKFAREMNSFQGVIKGLTENPLPDAFRIKIVPDARTPDDMRNLAEKLSHMEGIEDVEYGKEWVERLNALLTALKVLSLIVGSVMFLLVLFIVSNAIKLTFLMRRDEIEIMKLAGATRLFIRIPYILEGGILGLISASASVVMLYVIHNLIIYKIPSSVYLWLGGIEFSFISLKGLIAIIVTGIIAGCFGSWTSVGRLTGIALFLILCLNITNVPVVESRDLQSTEKEIRQSQQELSDVDKKIKEKKKATRKVAAEEKKVKRKLGVKEKDLGSKKKELYKVSKDIAQKKKEIKTVHQTVESLSSELDSKKMELSGFIKEIYKSNMWRYSGSAEILLSSTDYNDYKVKLKYQDMLLGEADHMMSSLSEDIRDLNNNLLSLNKRQQTLLVERGNIAEDKVIIERDIRQNRQQLVSIQRKKADYEEEIKRLTSASAALKKLIASYEKDRSKDLPAAGTGFGKNKGLLTWPLEGDVVSEFGRQKHPEFDAYVFKKGIEIAARGSKDIRAAFDGVVAYADWLQGYGLTLIIDHGNSYYSIYGHASRIKVSRGGKIRKGQVVAVAGKGNVAERDGIYFELRHLGEVVDPIAWLSKGSGG, encoded by the coding sequence ATGATTTTGTATAGTTTAAAAGAAGCTGTCAGTCAGATCAGATGTAACAAATACACTACTTTTTCCGCAGTAGGTATAATATCAATAATCCTGCTTGTTTTTGGATTATTCCTCCTGTCCCTGCATAATCTGAACATATTTACTGAAGTGATGAAGAGTGATATGGAAGTCATTGCATTTTCTTCAGGGCACGCATCTGATCAAACGCTTCAAGAGATCAAATCAGAGATCGAGGCTATGAAAGAAACAGAGGCTGTTGTCTTCATTTCAAAAGAAGATGCTATGGTAAAGTTTGCCAGGGAAATGAATAGTTTTCAGGGAGTAATAAAAGGCTTAACAGAGAATCCACTGCCTGATGCATTCAGGATAAAGATTGTCCCTGATGCCAGAACTCCTGATGATATGCGTAATCTGGCAGAGAAATTGTCGCATATGGAAGGTATCGAAGACGTTGAATACGGAAAAGAGTGGGTAGAGAGGCTTAATGCACTTTTGACAGCATTAAAAGTTTTGAGCCTTATTGTTGGAAGCGTAATGTTTTTATTGGTACTGTTTATAGTATCAAACGCAATAAAGCTTACTTTCCTCATGCGGAGGGATGAAATAGAGATAATGAAACTTGCCGGTGCAACCAGACTTTTTATAAGGATTCCATATATCCTGGAAGGCGGGATATTAGGGTTGATAAGCGCCAGCGCTTCAGTTGTCATGCTTTACGTGATCCATAATCTGATTATTTATAAAATACCGTCATCTGTATATTTATGGTTGGGTGGAATTGAGTTCAGTTTTATTTCATTGAAGGGTTTGATCGCAATTATTGTTACAGGCATTATTGCAGGTTGTTTCGGTAGTTGGACCTCCGTAGGAAGACTCACCGGGATAGCTTTATTTCTAATTTTATGTTTAAATATTACAAATGTGCCTGTTGTTGAGAGCAGGGACTTACAATCAACGGAAAAGGAGATCAGACAGAGCCAGCAGGAGTTATCTGATGTTGATAAGAAGATAAAGGAGAAGAAGAAGGCGACCCGGAAGGTGGCAGCGGAAGAGAAAAAAGTCAAGAGAAAACTCGGAGTAAAAGAAAAGGACCTTGGGAGCAAGAAAAAGGAGCTATATAAGGTCAGTAAGGATATCGCTCAGAAAAAAAAGGAGATAAAGACTGTCCATCAAACTGTTGAGTCATTATCATCTGAGCTGGATTCAAAAAAGATGGAATTATCCGGTTTTATTAAAGAGATATATAAGTCGAATATGTGGAGATACAGCGGTTCAGCCGAGATACTTCTCTCATCTACTGATTATAATGACTATAAGGTAAAGTTGAAATATCAGGACATGCTGTTAGGTGAGGCAGACCATATGATGAGCAGCCTGAGCGAAGATATCAGAGATTTAAACAATAATTTGCTGTCTTTAAACAAGCGGCAACAAACCCTTTTGGTTGAAAGGGGTAATATTGCTGAAGACAAGGTGATTATTGAACGGGATATCAGGCAAAATCGTCAGCAGCTTGTCAGCATTCAGAGGAAAAAGGCCGATTATGAAGAGGAGATAAAGAGACTCACTTCTGCCTCTGCGGCACTGAAAAAGCTGATTGCATCCTATGAAAAGGATCGCAGCAAGGACCTCCCTGCAGCCGGAACCGGTTTTGGTAAGAATAAGGGTCTGTTGACATGGCCTCTTGAAGGTGACGTTGTATCAGAATTCGGACGGCAGAAACACCCGGAGTTTGATGCGTACGTTTTCAAAAAGGGAATTGAGATAGCTGCCAGGGGATCAAAAGATATCAGGGCAGCATTTGACGGGGTTGTGGCTTATGCAGATTGGCTTCAGGGTTATGGGCTTACTCTTATTATTGATCATGGAAACAGCTATTACTCAATTTATGGTCACGCGTCAAGGATAAAGGTTTCAAGGGGTGGAAAAATCAGGAAAGGTCAGGTTGTTGCGGTTGCCGGAAAAGGTAATGTTGCAGAAAGGGATGGAATATATTTTGAGCTCAGGCATCTGGGAGAGGTGGTAGACCCCATTGCATGGCTTTCAAAAGGTTCAGGAGGATAA
- a CDS encoding YraN family protein has product MRRLNNRTKGRQGEERAEEYLKTKGYNIIERNYSNRFGEIDIIARDGSTLVFIEVKTRNSSLYGFPADAVDAKKQSRIGRVALSYISDKKFTNHPCRFDVLSIHEDRIELFMDAFDLPDDRLW; this is encoded by the coding sequence ATGCGTCGCTTAAATAACAGGACAAAGGGCAGGCAGGGAGAGGAAAGGGCAGAAGAGTACCTTAAAACAAAAGGGTATAATATCATAGAAAGAAATTATTCGAATCGTTTTGGCGAAATAGACATTATAGCCCGGGATGGAAGTACCCTTGTTTTTATTGAGGTAAAGACAAGAAACAGCAGCTTGTATGGTTTTCCTGCAGATGCTGTAGATGCAAAAAAACAATCCCGTATCGGGAGGGTAGCATTATCTTATATCTCTGATAAGAAATTCACAAATCACCCTTGTCGTTTTGACGTATTGTCTATCCACGAAGACAGGATTGAGTTGTTTATGGATGCTTTTGACCTTCCGGATGATAGATTATGGTAA
- a CDS encoding ribonuclease HII yields MPPLPDLSFEIDVYGQGFTHIAGIDEAGRGCLAGPVVASAVIFQAGYIIDGVNDSKKLSHVRRNYLFDLIRANAISIGVGIVDNIEIDKINIYNATINAMKMAVEDLVIHPDYLLIDAVPVKTLPIPQLSIIKGDALSFTIASASIIAKVTRDRLMCRHHISFPDYNFSAHKGYGTREHISRLRQFGPCTLHRKSFLKKIMKSDHL; encoded by the coding sequence GTGCCACCGTTACCGGACCTTTCATTTGAGATTGATGTATACGGGCAGGGTTTTACCCATATCGCAGGAATTGATGAGGCCGGAAGAGGATGTCTTGCCGGTCCTGTTGTGGCCTCCGCAGTCATATTCCAAGCAGGATATATAATTGATGGAGTAAATGATTCAAAGAAACTTTCTCATGTTAGAAGGAATTATCTATTTGATTTAATAAGAGCAAACGCCATCAGTATTGGGGTTGGGATAGTAGATAACATAGAGATTGACAAAATAAATATTTATAACGCAACTATAAATGCCATGAAAATGGCAGTGGAAGATCTTGTTATACATCCTGATTATCTACTTATAGACGCAGTACCAGTTAAAACCCTGCCAATACCTCAATTGTCCATAATTAAAGGGGACGCTTTAAGCTTTACTATTGCCTCAGCATCTATAATTGCAAAGGTCACAAGAGACAGACTTATGTGCCGGCACCATATATCATTTCCTGATTATAATTTCAGCGCTCATAAGGGTTATGGTACGAGAGAACATATTTCACGGCTGAGACAGTTTGGGCCATGTACTTTACACAGAAAGAGTTTTCTAAAAAAGATAATGAAGAGTGATCATTTATAA
- a CDS encoding S41 family peptidase, with product MSNKKQRVKTGVVVIVLLLLAGVWVTFGKGMGNPVFGGESYENLRVFAEALSLVEKNYVDEITTKDLVYGAIKGMLSELDPHTNFMPPQSYKEMQVDTKGEFGGLGIQISMKDKKLVVIAPIEDTPAWNAGIKAGDHIFKIDGSPTKDLELEGAVNKMRGPKDTKVNLTIIREGEKEPLEFTIIRDIIKIKSIKHKLIEGNIGYVRITQFQERTGEDLRKALDDLEKQNIKSLIIDMRNNPGGLLKVAIQVSELFLKEGKLVVSVKGRNDEKEEYLASERNAHENYPIVVLVNEGSASASEIVAGALQDWERAVVLGTQTFGKGSVQTVFTLSDGSGMRLTTAKYYTPKGTSIQNTGITPDIVVKPTSDKEAMERKFIREKDLKKHLKNDTIDEEEEKAVEPVGKDKGDGDKVTEPVDTEGAVEKQDVQLQRAVDLLKGWNIFKGIMPSQKQSKTDQ from the coding sequence ATGTCTAACAAAAAACAAAGGGTGAAAACAGGGGTTGTAGTAATAGTGCTTCTTCTCCTGGCTGGTGTATGGGTTACATTCGGCAAGGGAATGGGTAATCCAGTATTTGGCGGTGAGAGCTATGAGAATCTGAGGGTCTTTGCAGAGGCGCTCTCTCTTGTCGAAAAAAATTATGTTGATGAGATCACCACTAAGGATCTTGTCTATGGGGCAATAAAGGGTATGTTGTCAGAGCTGGATCCGCACACAAACTTCATGCCGCCGCAGAGTTACAAGGAGATGCAGGTTGATACCAAGGGCGAATTCGGGGGACTGGGTATACAGATCAGTATGAAGGATAAAAAGCTTGTAGTAATCGCCCCGATAGAAGACACTCCAGCGTGGAATGCGGGTATAAAGGCAGGAGATCATATATTTAAGATAGACGGCTCGCCGACAAAAGACCTTGAATTGGAAGGTGCGGTCAATAAAATGCGGGGGCCAAAGGATACCAAGGTTAACCTGACTATAATCAGGGAAGGCGAGAAAGAACCGCTTGAGTTCACAATTATAAGAGATATTATAAAAATTAAGAGTATTAAACACAAGTTGATAGAGGGAAATATTGGTTATGTACGTATTACTCAATTCCAGGAGAGGACAGGTGAAGATCTCAGAAAAGCTCTCGATGATCTGGAAAAACAGAATATAAAATCCCTTATCATTGATATGAGAAACAACCCGGGGGGATTGCTGAAGGTTGCAATCCAGGTTTCAGAGTTATTTCTTAAAGAAGGCAAACTAGTTGTGTCTGTAAAGGGCCGGAACGATGAGAAGGAGGAGTATCTGGCATCTGAGAGAAATGCACATGAGAATTATCCTATAGTTGTTCTTGTTAATGAAGGGAGCGCAAGTGCGTCTGAGATTGTAGCCGGGGCGCTTCAGGATTGGGAGAGGGCAGTTGTACTTGGAACACAGACATTCGGTAAGGGTTCGGTTCAGACGGTATTTACACTCAGTGACGGTTCAGGTATGAGGCTTACGACTGCAAAGTACTACACGCCTAAAGGCACATCAATACAGAATACCGGAATAACTCCGGACATTGTAGTCAAGCCTACTTCAGACAAGGAGGCTATGGAGAGAAAGTTTATCAGGGAAAAAGACCTGAAGAAGCACCTGAAGAATGACACAATTGACGAAGAGGAAGAAAAGGCTGTTGAGCCTGTTGGGAAGGATAAGGGGGATGGTGATAAGGTGACGGAGCCTGTGGATACAGAAGGTGCTGTGGAAAAACAGGATGTGCAGCTGCAAAGGGCAGTTGATTTATTAAAAGGGTGGAATATATTCAAGGGCATAATGCCTTCACAGAAACAATCAAAGACCGACCAGTAA
- the rplS gene encoding 50S ribosomal protein L19 has protein sequence MNIIERIEKQQIQKSIAPFNIGDTVQVHVKVIEGDRERTQIFEGHIIARRGRNNRETITVRKVSYGVGVERVFPVYSPYVQDIKILKSGKVRRAKLYYIRKKKGRAMRITEKDTMTRGAAADRKKAVIAEE, from the coding sequence ATGAATATTATTGAACGTATCGAAAAACAGCAGATTCAGAAAAGTATAGCGCCATTTAATATTGGTGATACAGTACAGGTACACGTCAAGGTTATAGAGGGTGACAGGGAGCGTACACAGATATTTGAGGGTCATATAATTGCAAGACGCGGTCGAAACAACAGAGAAACTATTACCGTCAGGAAGGTTTCATACGGTGTCGGAGTTGAACGCGTATTTCCAGTCTACTCCCCATATGTTCAGGATATTAAAATCCTGAAGAGCGGCAAGGTGCGCAGGGCAAAGCTATACTATATCAGAAAGAAAAAGGGGCGTGCCATGCGTATTACAGAAAAGGATACTATGACACGAGGTGCTGCAGCAGATCGTAAAAAGGCAGTCATTGCTGAGGAATAG
- the trxA gene encoding thioredoxin, with amino-acid sequence MGNVSAVTKDTWEAEVLQAKGLVVVDFWAVWCGPCRMVSPIVDELAKDYEGKAKIVKLNTDENPEIASRYQIMGIPTIMFFKDGQGVDKLVGALSKTQYKEKIESLLAA; translated from the coding sequence ATGGGAAACGTAAGTGCGGTAACAAAAGACACATGGGAAGCAGAGGTATTACAGGCAAAAGGCCTGGTCGTCGTGGATTTCTGGGCAGTATGGTGTGGTCCCTGCAGAATGGTCTCACCTATAGTAGACGAGCTGGCAAAGGATTATGAAGGAAAGGCTAAGATAGTTAAATTGAATACCGATGAAAATCCGGAGATAGCCAGCCGCTATCAGATTATGGGTATTCCTACAATTATGTTTTTTAAGGACGGTCAGGGTGTTGATAAACTGGTAGGGGCTCTTTCTAAAACACAATATAAGGAAAAGATAGAATCACTGCTGGCTGCCTGA
- the rpsP gene encoding 30S ribosomal protein S16 encodes MATTIRLTRMGRRKSPCYRVVVANSRMPRDGRFLEVLGMYDPLKAESVVSIKEDRAIYWLSKGATVSDTVRQIFKKSGIMKKFDDIKKIPAA; translated from the coding sequence GTGGCTACAACGATTAGACTAACGAGAATGGGGAGAAGAAAAAGCCCTTGTTATAGGGTGGTAGTGGCAAACTCCCGCATGCCGAGAGACGGAAGGTTTCTTGAAGTCCTTGGTATGTATGATCCGCTTAAGGCTGAGTCTGTGGTGAGTATAAAGGAAGACAGGGCGATATACTGGCTTAGTAAAGGCGCTACGGTTTCGGACACAGTAAGACAGATTTTCAAGAAAAGCGGGATCATGAAGAAGTTTGATGATATAAAAAAAATTCCGGCAGCATAA
- a CDS encoding diguanylate cyclase produces the protein MSFDINKAVLANIFAHSSDCIFILDKEWKIVDMNQVAEAVSGWRKSEVVSMHLCTELFICYDKDGSQLCDGACPKVGVVDSHKSIDMLDIKISDRSGQPFILPGLAVHVGYNEESYAAILIKNEIDSQLLEERLLSLERLDPLTQLYHRQYFEDLYNIEARRLQRHGGTIALLMLDVEGLRELNIRYGHRIGDDILRGIGKVIKMTVREVDIASRYGNDEYVILLYGVDEAKGQAFVHRLRENILKWNQTENIPCQVKLNMCFLIEDREFQSLLEKIKNIIDERKGVPL, from the coding sequence ATGAGTTTTGATATAAACAAAGCAGTACTTGCAAATATTTTTGCTCACTCATCTGACTGCATATTTATCCTTGATAAAGAATGGAAGATTGTTGACATGAATCAGGTGGCTGAAGCTGTTTCCGGATGGCGTAAGTCTGAAGTAGTGTCAATGCATCTATGCACTGAATTATTTATTTGTTATGACAAGGACGGATCGCAGCTCTGCGATGGTGCGTGCCCAAAAGTGGGTGTTGTTGATTCTCATAAGAGTATTGATATGCTCGATATAAAGATTTCGGACCGATCCGGACAGCCTTTTATACTGCCGGGTCTGGCTGTACATGTGGGTTATAATGAGGAATCATATGCAGCCATCCTTATAAAAAATGAGATAGACAGTCAGCTACTTGAAGAGCGGTTATTGTCTCTGGAGCGGCTTGACCCCCTTACTCAACTTTATCACAGGCAGTATTTTGAAGACCTGTATAATATTGAGGCAAGAAGGCTTCAGAGACATGGAGGCACCATTGCGCTCCTTATGCTTGATGTTGAAGGGCTTAGAGAATTAAACATCAGGTACGGTCACAGGATTGGCGACGATATACTAAGGGGGATTGGGAAGGTAATTAAGATGACCGTAAGGGAGGTAGATATAGCAAGTCGTTACGGAAATGATGAGTATGTAATACTTCTTTATGGTGTTGATGAGGCTAAGGGGCAGGCATTTGTCCATAGACTCAGAGAAAATATTTTGAAATGGAATCAGACTGAAAACATCCCATGTCAGGTTAAATTAAATATGTGCTTCTTGATTGAAGACAGAGAATTTCAGTCGTTACTTGAGAAAATAAAGAATATTATAGACGAACGTAAGGGAGTTCCATTATAA
- the trmD gene encoding tRNA (guanosine(37)-N1)-methyltransferase TrmD, with translation MRCHILTLFPGMVTPVLDESILKRAQAKGLLNVRVINIRDFTFDKHRSADDYPYGGGAGMVLKAEPVLKAVDFIKEEDEEDLRILLMSPQGKRYNQGMASELSREERRIVFICGHYEGIDERVKTYLSPEEVSIGDYVLTGGELAALVIIDSVVRLIPGVLGDSASVEDESFNQLLDYPHYTRPAQLREMDVPSILISGNHEVIRQWRRRQAVANTLIKRPDILEGAVLSDEDMNILKEIKEESEK, from the coding sequence ATGAGATGTCACATACTTACACTCTTTCCTGGAATGGTAACTCCAGTCCTTGATGAAAGCATTCTGAAAAGGGCACAGGCCAAGGGATTGTTAAATGTCAGGGTCATAAATATCAGGGATTTTACATTTGATAAACATCGTTCTGCTGATGATTATCCATACGGGGGAGGCGCCGGGATGGTTTTAAAGGCTGAACCTGTACTTAAGGCAGTGGATTTCATCAAAGAGGAGGACGAGGAGGACCTGCGTATACTCCTGATGTCTCCTCAGGGAAAGCGGTACAATCAGGGTATGGCATCAGAGTTAAGCAGGGAAGAGCGAAGGATTGTTTTTATATGTGGACATTATGAGGGGATAGATGAGCGTGTAAAAACATATTTGTCGCCTGAAGAGGTTTCAATTGGTGATTATGTGCTGACCGGTGGTGAGCTGGCAGCTCTGGTTATTATAGATTCTGTGGTGAGGTTAATACCTGGCGTGCTTGGTGACAGCGCCTCTGTGGAAGATGAGTCCTTTAATCAGCTTCTTGACTATCCACATTACACGAGACCGGCACAGTTGAGAGAAATGGATGTTCCTTCAATTCTCATATCCGGTAATCACGAAGTGATAAGACAATGGAGACGGCGGCAGGCGGTCGCCAATACTCTGATCAAACGTCCGGATATACTTGAGGGGGCGGTATTGTCAGATGAAGACATGAACATACTTAAAGAAATAAAGGAGGAGTCTGAGAAATGA
- the rimM gene encoding 16S rRNA processing protein RimM, with translation MGTVNTGIDPGTDKDFVSVAYIVRPHGLKGEVKVVQLSNDPERIYSLRDIFIIRKNGEKRKSVIKKVRPVKSGFAVSLEDITTVTDAQQIVGSYIAVPQDDVPVLGKDSWYHFEIIGMEVFTTEGMYLGMVEDIISTGSNDVYILRDKDREYLIPAIRDVIKDVDVKGRRMVIALMDGLI, from the coding sequence GTGGGAACTGTCAATACTGGAATAGACCCTGGAACTGATAAGGATTTCGTATCTGTTGCCTATATAGTCAGGCCTCATGGTTTGAAGGGTGAAGTTAAGGTAGTTCAACTCTCAAATGACCCGGAAAGGATATACTCACTCCGCGATATCTTTATTATTCGGAAAAATGGAGAAAAGCGGAAGTCTGTTATAAAGAAGGTTAGGCCTGTAAAGAGTGGATTTGCGGTATCACTGGAAGACATAACGACAGTTACGGATGCACAACAGATAGTTGGAAGTTATATAGCTGTTCCTCAGGACGATGTGCCGGTTCTTGGTAAGGACTCATGGTATCATTTTGAGATAATAGGTATGGAGGTATTTACTACAGAAGGAATGTACCTTGGAATGGTAGAAGACATAATCTCAACGGGTAGCAACGATGTCTATATTCTACGGGATAAGGATCGTGAATATTTAATACCTGCTATCCGTGATGTAATTAAGGATGTTGATGTAAAGGGGCGGCGAATGGTTATTGCCCTGATGGATGGATTAATATAA
- a CDS encoding KH domain-containing protein gives MKELIELIAKALVDSPSEVVVAEVEGEKTTIFELRVAREDLGKVIGKHGRTAGAIRTILSAAGTKLGKRWELSILE, from the coding sequence ATGAAAGAGCTGATCGAACTCATAGCTAAGGCGCTGGTTGACAGTCCATCTGAAGTCGTTGTTGCAGAGGTTGAGGGGGAGAAGACAACTATATTTGAACTTAGGGTAGCCCGGGAAGACCTCGGTAAGGTCATCGGAAAGCATGGAAGGACTGCAGGGGCCATACGGACCATCCTTAGCGCAGCGGGTACAAAGCTTGGAAAAAGGTGGGAACTGTCAATACTGGAATAG
- the recN gene encoding DNA repair protein RecN: MLRALRIKDLAIIDELDLEFTMGFTVFSGETGAGKSIIVDALDLITGGRGSSDIVRDGCDETVIEGIFDSINKDLHKEKLRKYGIDDNGNELLVKRSISRSGRNRLFINGSLSTLSVLNDVCSELIDIHGQHEHQTLLRKESHSGYLDAFGKLTDLRMRVADRYAVLNDLQKHLNKLTEEINLKKEREELIRFQLSEIKGASLKPGEDVELEGEQVILSNSQNLSSLSHDAYGILYENDDSAITLMRKAENLLSEIAGIDPCMNEAADMVSSSKVNIKEAADIIRRFMDKIRHDPERLERVNERIYFIDRLKKKYVRTIEDILLLQETLEKDLTSIGSLDHDVTVLMREIEKVHNEVRTLADELSELRRSAAVRFESDVMSELSNLSMDKIKFVVKFEPVPLSQDGVDAVEFLIANMNEEPKQLTKVASGGELSRILLAIKSRLNSTDSVPTLIFDEVDAGIGGRVAEEVGRRLKSLSKDNQLFCVTHLPQIAAMADNHYHVEKVFTGDRVVTRVRRLDRMERIYEISRMLGGSDQNETAFKYAEEMLDRVEKGNEKETAKYKRCSQH; the protein is encoded by the coding sequence ATGCTGAGGGCGTTGAGGATCAAAGACCTTGCCATTATTGATGAACTTGATCTTGAGTTCACTATGGGCTTTACCGTATTTTCAGGTGAAACCGGGGCTGGCAAGTCAATTATTGTAGACGCACTGGATTTGATTACAGGTGGAAGAGGTTCATCTGATATAGTGCGTGATGGTTGTGATGAAACTGTCATTGAGGGAATTTTCGATAGTATAAATAAAGACCTTCATAAGGAGAAGTTACGTAAGTATGGGATAGATGATAATGGCAATGAACTGCTTGTAAAACGCAGCATAAGCAGGAGTGGAAGAAACAGGTTATTTATAAATGGAAGCCTCTCCACCTTGTCGGTACTTAACGATGTATGCAGTGAGCTTATTGACATTCATGGCCAGCATGAACATCAGACACTGCTTAGAAAAGAGTCGCACAGCGGCTATCTGGACGCCTTTGGCAAGCTGACTGATCTCAGGATGAGGGTTGCTGACAGGTATGCGGTCCTTAATGATCTTCAGAAACACCTCAATAAGCTGACAGAAGAGATTAACCTGAAAAAGGAAAGAGAAGAGCTTATAAGATTTCAACTGTCCGAGATAAAAGGCGCTTCACTTAAACCAGGTGAAGACGTTGAGCTCGAAGGTGAACAGGTAATTCTAAGCAATTCGCAAAATCTTTCTTCATTAAGTCATGATGCATACGGCATTCTCTATGAAAACGATGATTCAGCGATTACCTTGATGCGTAAGGCAGAGAATTTGTTATCGGAGATAGCAGGTATTGATCCATGCATGAATGAGGCAGCTGATATGGTCAGTAGCTCTAAGGTAAACATTAAAGAGGCTGCTGATATTATCAGGAGATTTATGGACAAGATCAGACATGATCCGGAGAGATTAGAGAGGGTAAATGAACGTATATATTTTATTGACAGGTTAAAGAAAAAATATGTCAGGACTATTGAGGACATTCTGCTGTTGCAGGAGACGCTGGAAAAAGATTTAACGAGCATAGGGTCACTGGATCACGATGTGACAGTTCTCATGAGAGAAATTGAAAAAGTACATAATGAAGTACGGACGCTTGCGGATGAACTATCGGAATTGAGGCGAAGCGCTGCCGTCAGATTTGAGAGTGATGTTATGAGTGAATTGTCAAATCTCTCTATGGACAAGATTAAATTTGTTGTAAAATTCGAGCCAGTGCCCTTATCGCAGGATGGAGTTGATGCAGTTGAATTTCTGATCGCAAATATGAATGAAGAGCCGAAGCAATTAACCAAGGTGGCGTCGGGTGGGGAGCTGTCAAGAATACTCCTGGCTATCAAGAGCAGGCTGAATTCTACGGATAGTGTGCCGACGCTGATATTTGATGAGGTTGATGCGGGAATTGGAGGCAGGGTCGCTGAAGAGGTCGGCAGAAGGCTTAAATCCTTGTCTAAGGATAATCAGCTGTTTTGTGTTACTCACCTTCCTCAAATTGCTGCTATGGCTGATAACCATTATCATGTTGAGAAGGTCTTCACTGGAGACAGAGTAGTAACAAGGGTAAGGCGGTTGGACAGGATGGAAAGGATCTACGAAATCAGCCGGATGCTGGGAGGAAGTGATCAGAATGAAACTGCATTCAAATATGCCGAGGAGATGCTGGATCGGGTTGAAAAAGGTAATGAGAAGGAAACGGCAAAATACAAGAGATGCTCGCAGCATTAA
- a CDS encoding ATP-binding cassette domain-containing protein, giving the protein MIKFNNISKYYNGNPVLKDFSATIEKGEFVFICGPTGSGKSTLLKLLMCIEKADIGEVMFQDEDLSVIRESRIPYIRRKIGLIFQDGRLLYNKNVFDNIALVLKICGLHKKEIAYRVSEALRLVGVSDKIYSFPSTLSGGELQKVAAARAVANDPILLLADEPAGNLDEDNAIEIYNIFSKINRTGTTVIAATHNCEMARKMGKRIITLPE; this is encoded by the coding sequence TTGATAAAGTTTAACAACATTTCAAAATATTATAATGGCAATCCTGTGTTAAAAGATTTTTCAGCCACTATTGAAAAGGGGGAGTTTGTATTTATTTGCGGTCCTACAGGTTCAGGTAAGAGCACATTACTGAAATTGCTCATGTGTATTGAGAAGGCTGATATTGGTGAAGTAATGTTTCAGGATGAAGACCTTTCTGTTATCAGAGAGTCTCGAATACCATATATAAGAAGAAAAATAGGATTAATATTCCAGGATGGAAGGCTCCTTTATAATAAGAATGTATTTGACAATATAGCCCTGGTACTGAAGATTTGCGGCCTTCATAAAAAGGAGATAGCATACAGGGTCAGTGAAGCGCTGAGATTAGTTGGCGTAAGCGATAAGATATATTCTTTTCCATCCACTCTCTCCGGAGGTGAACTGCAGAAGGTGGCTGCAGCGAGGGCAGTGGCAAACGATCCGATATTATTACTGGCTGATGAACCGGCAGGCAACCTGGATGAAGATAATGCTATTGAGATATACAATATTTTCAGTAAAATTAATCGTACAGGTACAACGGTAATTGCAGCAACACATAATTGCGAGATGGCCAGAAAGATGGGGAAAAGGATAATAACATTACCAGAATAA